Proteins found in one Hypericibacter terrae genomic segment:
- a CDS encoding flagellin N-terminal helical domain-containing protein, translated as MALNAISNYAANVAHRNLQKSDMDATSSLAKLSSGSRVVSAKDDAASMAIGSRLNSQVQGLRQASVNAGQGVSMLQVADGAMARINDVLVRMKTLSVQAGSGQLSNTERSMLNTEYQLLLAEVNRIAASTEFNGNQLVNGSLTTGGAALNTSGAFSPADGVSSITGHGLSTASADNYTLSYSSGNATFTLSDGTSSYTGAIAASALDATGNMITGAGVKLLPTGTNTGDLVLSLNTAFQSATTVAAGTANGLQFAGSSSATFSFKVGTGTDQTKDVINVAIDGISGANLGINGTDITTVTTSDAASDLLGNAIDILNTSRAAVGAYQNRLEFAAANISSAVENTEAARSNLLDLDIASEMTTFTSKQILVQAGVAMLAQANQMPQDLLKLFQ; from the coding sequence ATGGCTCTCAACGCTATTTCCAACTACGCCGCCAACGTCGCGCACCGCAATTTGCAGAAGTCCGATATGGACGCGACCTCGTCGCTGGCGAAACTCTCCTCGGGCAGCCGCGTCGTGTCCGCCAAGGACGACGCCGCCTCGATGGCGATCGGCTCGCGCCTCAACAGCCAGGTGCAGGGTCTGCGCCAGGCCAGCGTCAATGCCGGACAGGGCGTCTCGATGCTCCAGGTCGCCGATGGCGCCATGGCCCGCATCAACGACGTGCTGGTGCGCATGAAGACGCTGTCGGTCCAGGCCGGTTCGGGCCAGCTCTCGAACACGGAACGCAGCATGCTCAACACCGAGTACCAGCTGCTGCTGGCCGAAGTGAACCGCATCGCGGCTTCGACCGAGTTCAACGGCAACCAGCTGGTCAACGGTTCGCTGACGACGGGCGGCGCCGCCCTCAACACCAGCGGCGCCTTCTCTCCCGCTGATGGCGTGTCGAGCATAACCGGCCATGGTCTCTCGACCGCGTCCGCCGATAACTACACGCTGAGCTACAGCTCAGGCAACGCCACCTTTACGCTGTCGGATGGCACCAGCAGCTACACAGGTGCGATCGCGGCCAGTGCACTCGACGCGACCGGCAATATGATCACCGGCGCCGGCGTCAAGCTGCTCCCCACCGGCACGAACACCGGCGACCTGGTGCTCTCGCTCAACACCGCCTTCCAGTCGGCCACCACGGTCGCCGCGGGCACCGCCAACGGCCTGCAGTTCGCGGGCTCCAGCTCAGCCACCTTCAGCTTCAAGGTGGGCACCGGTACGGATCAGACCAAGGACGTCATCAACGTCGCGATCGACGGCATCAGCGGGGCCAATCTAGGCATCAACGGCACGGATATCACGACCGTGACCACGTCGGATGCGGCTTCGGACCTTCTTGGCAACGCGATCGACATCCTTAATACGTCGCGCGCCGCGGTCGGTGCCTATCAGAACCGCCTCGAATTCGCTGCCGCCAACATCTCCTCGGCGGTGGAGAACACCGAAGCGGCCCGATCCAACCTCCTCGACCTCGATATCGCGTCGGAAATGACGACCTTCACCTCGAAACAGATCCTGGTGCAGGCCGGTGTGGCGATGTTGGCGCAGGCCAACCAGATGCCGCAGGACCTGCTCAAGCTGTTCCAGTAA
- the fliS gene encoding flagellar export chaperone FliS — MTIIRHCDIDSLIEAEPARRIVMLYDEAIAAIRIAGMAAASGDIEGRCNAVTAAMEIVGFLYVTLDAAQGGEVAANLGSIYAHIMAQLPRVNVYNDTETAERMVNMLEPLRDSWNELAGMTGLVSMSTAELRAAV, encoded by the coding sequence ATGACCATCATTCGCCACTGCGACATCGACAGCCTGATCGAAGCCGAACCCGCCCGCCGCATCGTCATGCTCTATGACGAAGCCATCGCGGCCATCCGCATCGCCGGCATGGCGGCCGCTTCGGGGGATATCGAGGGTCGCTGCAACGCCGTCACCGCGGCGATGGAGATCGTCGGCTTCCTCTATGTGACGCTCGATGCCGCGCAGGGCGGCGAAGTCGCCGCCAATCTCGGCTCGATCTATGCCCACATCATGGCCCAGCTGCCGCGCGTCAATGTCTATAACGACACCGAGACGGCCGAGCGGATGGTGAACATGCTGGAGCCGCTGCGCGACTCCTGGAACGAGCTCGCCGGGATGACCGGCCTCGTTTCGATGTCGACCGCCGAGCTGCGCGCCGCCGTCTGA